The Exiguobacterium acetylicum genome includes a window with the following:
- the rplI gene encoding 50S ribosomal protein L9: MKVIFLQDVKGQGKAGDVKDVADAYANNVLFKKKLARPATTGNLKQHEAHERKAAEEAKKNLLDAQALKEKIEKETIVVSTKAGEGGRVFGSVTSKQIAEALKSMGYKIDKRKIELEHPIKALGFTKVPLKLHNEVTATLNVQVKEA; encoded by the coding sequence ATGAAGGTTATTTTCTTACAAGATGTAAAAGGACAAGGTAAAGCAGGAGACGTCAAAGACGTCGCCGATGCTTATGCAAATAATGTACTTTTCAAGAAAAAGTTAGCGCGTCCTGCGACGACTGGCAACTTGAAGCAACATGAAGCACATGAACGTAAAGCAGCAGAAGAAGCAAAAAAAAACTTGCTTGATGCGCAAGCGTTAAAAGAGAAAATCGAAAAAGAGACGATCGTCGTCTCGACAAAAGCTGGTGAAGGTGGTCGTGTCTTCGGTTCGGTCACAAGCAAACAGATCGCAGAAGCACTCAAGAGCATGGGCTACAAGATCGATAAACGCAAAATCGAGCTCGAGCATCCGATCAAGGCACTCGGCTTTACGAAAGTACCATTGAAGTTACACAACGAAGTGACAGCGACGCTGAACGTTCAGGTCAAAGAGGCGTGA
- a CDS encoding DHH family phosphoesterase encodes MESGQQVSPERERRIVRFIPYLLIVGLLLVVAVREPIISAIGAVVTALLFGLHLYEERRARRAWETYVAGISMQVEETGQDALTNMPIGILLYDEETLVTWFNDPMRDIFDDVSMGQTLNELDPLFIEMVATNEDQATLEIGDAVYRVFSNHENRTFYLFDMTEEAQVEQQLVDNQTVIGVIYLDNYDEMTQGIEDQLRSELNSRVTQLLNHWAAEHGTYIKRTASDRYFIVTTEENLRILERSKFTILDTVREETSQRGVQLTLSIGIGCGSDPIPALGLMAQSSLDLALGRGGDQVVIKRDGKVRFYGGKTNPTEKRTRVRARVIANSLRDLMQESSRVLIMGHKNPDMDALGSAIGILKLAEMNDKEAHIVLPPEEIGRGIRRMMDEIAEVPQLETRFVNAFQADQLIDDQTLLVVVDTHKPSLVVVPTLLDRFEHMVVIDHHRRGEDFIEDAVLVYLEPYASSTSELVTELIEYQPTNQKLSMLEATALLAGIIVDTKGFALRTGSRTFDAASYLRSQGADTVLVQEFLSQDLETYVEQSHILERSEVYTKGMAIATAEPGVIHDQVLIAQAADQLLSLQGIRAAFVIAELQDGRTAISARSLGEVNVQLIMETLGGGGHLTNAATQMSESVITVADALRKAIDQYLEDETKGEESE; translated from the coding sequence ATGGAGTCAGGTCAACAAGTATCACCGGAACGAGAACGACGCATCGTTCGCTTCATTCCGTATCTATTAATCGTCGGTCTGCTTCTCGTCGTCGCTGTACGTGAACCGATCATCTCCGCTATCGGAGCCGTCGTGACTGCCCTCCTCTTCGGATTACACTTGTACGAAGAACGTCGTGCGCGCAGGGCATGGGAAACGTATGTCGCCGGAATCTCGATGCAAGTCGAGGAGACGGGACAAGATGCATTGACGAACATGCCAATCGGGATTTTGTTATACGATGAGGAAACACTAGTTACCTGGTTTAATGATCCGATGCGGGACATCTTTGATGATGTCTCGATGGGACAGACCCTCAATGAGCTTGATCCCTTATTCATCGAGATGGTTGCGACGAATGAGGACCAGGCGACGCTTGAAATCGGTGATGCCGTATACCGTGTCTTTTCGAACCATGAGAACCGGACTTTTTATCTGTTTGATATGACAGAAGAAGCACAAGTCGAACAACAACTCGTCGACAATCAGACGGTCATCGGCGTCATTTATCTCGATAACTATGATGAGATGACACAAGGCATCGAAGATCAGTTGCGCAGTGAGTTGAACAGTCGTGTCACTCAACTATTGAATCACTGGGCAGCCGAACACGGGACGTATATCAAGCGGACCGCATCTGATCGGTATTTCATCGTCACGACAGAAGAGAATCTCCGGATTCTCGAACGATCGAAGTTCACGATTCTCGATACCGTTCGCGAAGAGACGAGTCAGCGTGGTGTCCAGTTGACGTTATCGATCGGAATTGGTTGCGGAAGTGACCCGATTCCGGCGCTTGGTCTGATGGCTCAGTCGAGTCTCGATCTCGCATTAGGACGGGGAGGCGACCAAGTCGTCATTAAACGTGATGGAAAAGTCCGCTTTTATGGCGGCAAGACGAATCCGACAGAAAAACGGACACGTGTCCGGGCTCGGGTCATTGCCAACTCGCTTCGTGACCTAATGCAGGAATCGAGCCGTGTCCTGATCATGGGGCATAAGAATCCGGATATGGATGCACTCGGATCAGCGATCGGCATTTTGAAGCTTGCGGAAATGAACGATAAGGAAGCGCATATCGTTTTACCGCCAGAAGAAATCGGTCGTGGGATTCGCCGGATGATGGACGAGATCGCTGAAGTACCACAACTCGAGACACGGTTCGTCAATGCGTTTCAAGCAGATCAGTTAATTGACGATCAGACGTTACTCGTCGTCGTCGATACACACAAACCGTCGCTCGTCGTCGTGCCGACGTTACTCGATCGATTCGAGCACATGGTCGTCATCGATCATCACCGGCGCGGAGAGGATTTCATCGAAGATGCGGTCCTCGTCTATCTCGAGCCATACGCGTCGTCGACGTCAGAACTCGTGACCGAGCTGATCGAGTATCAGCCGACGAATCAGAAGCTATCGATGCTTGAGGCGACGGCGTTACTTGCCGGAATCATCGTCGATACGAAAGGCTTCGCTCTTCGGACCGGCTCCCGGACGTTCGATGCTGCGTCTTACTTGCGTTCACAAGGCGCTGACACGGTGCTCGTGCAAGAGTTCCTCAGTCAGGACCTTGAAACGTACGTGGAGCAGTCACATATTCTCGAGCGTTCGGAAGTCTATACGAAGGGGATGGCGATTGCGACAGCGGAACCTGGTGTCATTCACGACCAGGTCTTGATTGCACAAGCAGCCGATCAATTGCTGTCGCTTCAAGGCATCCGTGCCGCTTTCGTCATCGCGGAACTCCAAGATGGACGGACGGCGATCAGTGCCCGTTCGCTTGGTGAGGTCAATGTCCAGTTGATCATGGAGACGCTCGGTGGCGGTGGTCATTTGACGAATGCGGCGACGCAGATGTCAGAATCGGTCATCACGGTTGCAGATGCCTTGCGCAAAGCAATCGATCAATATCTAGAAGATGAGACAAAAGGAGAGGAATCAGAATGA
- the rpsR gene encoding 30S ribosomal protein S18, protein MARRPGGKRRRKVCYFTSNHITHIDYKDVELLKRFISERGKILPRRVTGTSAKYQRPLTIAIKRARQMALIPYVAD, encoded by the coding sequence ATGGCACGTCGTCCAGGTGGAAAACGTCGTCGTAAAGTATGTTACTTCACGTCGAACCACATCACTCATATCGATTATAAAGACGTAGAACTTCTCAAACGTTTCATTTCGGAACGCGGTAAGATTCTTCCACGTCGTGTGACTGGTACTTCAGCGAAATACCAACGTCCACTTACAATCGCAATCAAACGCGCACGTCAAATGGCTTTAATCCCATACGTGGCTGACTGA
- the ssb gene encoding single-stranded DNA-binding protein has translation MINRVVLVGRLTRDPEMRYTQSGIAVTRFTLACDRPFTGQDGKREADFIDCVVWRKQAENVAQYLKKGSLAGVEGRLQISSYDDKEGQRRYRAEVVADSVRFLESRNASRSSDGSEGYASSTGGNGNAAGWGSQQQQNNSSSPAPASSNSGFGADPFSGGSSIDLSDDDLPF, from the coding sequence ATGATTAACCGCGTCGTTTTAGTCGGTCGGTTAACTCGTGACCCGGAAATGCGTTATACGCAGAGCGGGATTGCGGTAACGCGATTCACACTCGCATGTGACCGTCCTTTCACAGGGCAAGATGGGAAGCGAGAAGCTGATTTCATCGATTGCGTCGTTTGGCGCAAGCAAGCAGAGAACGTTGCTCAGTATTTGAAGAAGGGTAGTCTTGCTGGTGTAGAGGGTCGCCTCCAGATTAGCAGCTACGACGATAAAGAAGGGCAACGCCGTTATCGTGCGGAAGTCGTCGCTGATAGCGTCCGCTTCCTTGAGTCACGTAACGCGAGCCGTTCATCGGATGGTAGCGAAGGCTACGCTTCATCTACTGGTGGAAACGGGAATGCTGCAGGATGGGGTTCACAGCAACAGCAGAACAACTCTTCCTCGCCAGCACCCGCTTCATCGAATTCGGGCTTCGGCGCTGATCCGTTCAGCGGCGGTAGTTCGATCGACCTTTCAGATGACGATCTCCCGTTCTAA
- the rpsF gene encoding 30S ribosomal protein S6: MRKYEVLYIIRPELDEEARKATVERFNKVLTDNGGTVDKTTEMGKRRFAYEINDMREGFYVLLNVSAEPAATKELDRLMKISDDIVRLMITKDEK, from the coding sequence ATGCGTAAATACGAAGTACTTTACATCATCCGTCCGGAACTTGATGAGGAAGCACGCAAAGCAACAGTGGAGCGTTTCAACAAAGTCCTCACTGATAACGGTGGTACAGTTGATAAAACAACTGAAATGGGTAAACGTCGTTTCGCTTACGAAATCAATGATATGCGTGAAGGGTTCTACGTTCTTCTTAACGTTTCTGCTGAACCAGCAGCTACAAAAGAACTTGACCGTCTCATGAAGATCAGTGACGATATCGTTCGCTTAATGATCACAAAAGACGAGAAATAA
- the ychF gene encoding redox-regulated ATPase YchF encodes MGLTAGIVGLPNVGKSTLFNAITQAGVEAANYPFATIDPNVGVVEVPDARLRKLTELVNPKKTIPTAFEFTDIAGIVKGASKGEGLGNKFLANIREVDAICQVVRCFIDENITHVSGKVSPIDDIETINLELILADLEQVEKRIQRVQKQVKSRDKNAAAELEALEIVLALLEDEKPARLAELNEDQAAIVKHFQLLTMKPMLYVANVGEDEVADADSNENVRLVREFAAKEGAEVIVICARIEEEIAELEPEERQEFLVDLGIEESGLDQLIHAAYSTLGLATYFTAGEKEVRAWTFKKGMKAPQCAGVIHSDFERGFIRAEVVAYEDLAAAGNMTTVKEQGRYRSEGKEYVFQDGDVVTFRFNV; translated from the coding sequence GTGGGATTAACAGCAGGAATCGTTGGCTTACCAAACGTAGGAAAATCAACACTTTTTAACGCCATCACACAAGCAGGTGTAGAGGCGGCGAACTACCCGTTCGCAACAATCGACCCGAACGTCGGTGTCGTTGAAGTACCAGATGCACGTCTTCGGAAATTGACGGAACTCGTCAACCCGAAAAAGACGATCCCAACAGCATTCGAATTCACGGATATCGCTGGTATCGTAAAAGGAGCATCAAAAGGTGAAGGGCTCGGAAATAAATTCCTCGCGAACATTCGTGAAGTAGATGCGATTTGTCAGGTCGTCCGTTGTTTCATTGACGAAAACATCACTCACGTTTCAGGAAAAGTCTCACCGATCGATGATATTGAGACGATCAACCTCGAATTGATCCTTGCTGACCTCGAGCAGGTTGAAAAACGGATCCAGCGTGTTCAAAAACAAGTTAAGTCACGTGATAAAAACGCAGCGGCTGAACTCGAAGCACTTGAAATCGTGTTGGCATTGCTCGAAGACGAGAAACCAGCACGCTTGGCTGAATTGAACGAAGATCAAGCAGCCATCGTCAAACACTTCCAGTTGTTGACGATGAAACCGATGCTTTACGTCGCAAACGTCGGTGAAGATGAAGTCGCAGATGCGGACAGCAACGAGAACGTGCGTCTCGTTCGTGAATTCGCAGCTAAAGAGGGTGCAGAAGTCATCGTCATCTGTGCACGGATTGAAGAAGAGATTGCGGAGCTTGAGCCAGAAGAACGCCAAGAGTTCCTCGTCGATCTCGGAATCGAAGAGTCAGGTCTTGATCAATTGATCCACGCGGCGTATAGCACGCTTGGTCTTGCGACATACTTCACAGCAGGTGAAAAAGAAGTACGCGCTTGGACGTTCAAAAAAGGGATGAAAGCCCCACAATGTGCGGGTGTCATCCACTCGGACTTCGAACGCGGATTCATCCGTGCAGAAGTCGTCGCGTATGAAGATTTAGCAGCTGCAGGCAACATGACGACAGTGAAGGAACAAGGACGTTACCGTTCAGAAGGTAAGGAATATGTCTTCCAAGACGGCGATGTCGTCACATTCCGCTTCAACGTCTAA
- a CDS encoding DUF951 domain-containing protein: protein MIPKTYQLHDYVEMKKQHPCGANRWQIIRVGMDIRIKCQGCGASILMPRRDFDKRLKKVLPE from the coding sequence ATGATTCCAAAAACGTATCAACTCCATGATTATGTTGAGATGAAGAAGCAGCATCCATGCGGTGCGAACCGATGGCAAATCATTCGGGTCGGCATGGATATCCGAATCAAATGTCAAGGTTGCGGGGCGAGCATCTTGATGCCACGCCGTGATTTTGATAAACGATTGAAAAAAGTCTTACCAGAGTGA
- a CDS encoding mechanosensitive ion channel family protein, with translation MATNQDVQESVAQVDKLINQVMDADMWIRFGIKLLIALIIIAAFYVLTRVLTGAVSRLFTIRKINEQDYLAQRQNETLLKLLQNAIRYVLGIVMLLTVLSQFGINITGLVASAGIAGLAISFGAKNLVQDIITGAFIIFERQFKVGDYVRVGVIEGVVTELGIRTTKLKGLNGEIHIIPNGQILQVTNYSVDNSFALVDVQVSYDEDLERVEQVLHEIADRTTKKYVDMFVEPIQMLGVQTLGPSEVVYRLMAEVPPMQHFQAGRLIRKELKQGLEEENIKIPYPRMVMMNPEQKNGGQTDDSKNVSTP, from the coding sequence ATGGCTACCAATCAAGATGTACAAGAATCCGTCGCCCAAGTCGATAAACTAATCAATCAAGTAATGGATGCGGATATGTGGATTCGTTTTGGGATAAAACTATTGATTGCGCTCATCATCATCGCGGCGTTCTACGTGTTAACGCGTGTTTTGACTGGGGCAGTCTCACGTCTCTTTACGATCAGGAAAATTAATGAACAGGATTACTTGGCACAACGTCAGAACGAAACCCTGCTGAAGTTGCTTCAAAATGCAATCCGTTACGTGCTCGGAATCGTCATGTTGTTGACGGTACTCAGTCAATTCGGAATCAACATCACCGGTCTTGTCGCCAGTGCCGGAATCGCCGGTCTTGCGATTTCGTTCGGTGCGAAGAACTTGGTGCAAGATATTATTACCGGAGCGTTCATCATCTTCGAACGCCAGTTTAAAGTCGGAGATTATGTACGCGTCGGTGTGATTGAAGGTGTCGTAACGGAACTCGGGATTCGAACGACGAAGTTAAAAGGACTCAATGGTGAGATCCATATCATCCCGAACGGTCAGATTTTGCAAGTCACGAACTATTCGGTCGACAACAGTTTTGCGCTAGTCGACGTTCAAGTCTCGTATGACGAAGATCTCGAACGTGTCGAACAAGTCTTGCATGAGATTGCGGACCGGACGACGAAGAAGTATGTCGATATGTTCGTCGAACCGATTCAAATGCTCGGTGTCCAGACGCTTGGTCCTTCTGAAGTCGTCTATCGTTTGATGGCGGAAGTACCACCGATGCAACACTTCCAAGCGGGTCGTCTCATCCGTAAGGAATTGAAACAAGGACTAGAAGAAGAGAACATCAAGATCCCGTATCCACGGATGGTCATGATGAATCCAGAACAAAAGAATGGTGGACAGACGGATGATTCCAAAAACGTATCAACTCCATGA
- the yyaC gene encoding spore protease YyaC encodes MNFRFHSHEPKPYSFFLEYTEPFAKERLAEQLFEQISAVQEKRPIVLVCIGSDRSTGDSLGPLVGTFLEKQAPAHLHVYGTLAKPVHALNLAETIHSIQTTHYRPLVIAIDACLGRLSSVGHVFFSEGPLAPGAGVQKELPAVGDFNIKAVVNVSGFMEMMILQNTRLHLVYELAELVANSFHLVDAKLSAESTRTTISFTPRSM; translated from the coding sequence ATGAACTTCCGCTTTCATTCGCACGAGCCCAAGCCCTATTCTTTCTTTTTAGAATATACGGAACCGTTCGCGAAAGAACGCTTAGCCGAACAACTATTCGAACAAATCTCCGCTGTCCAAGAAAAACGACCAATCGTACTCGTCTGCATTGGTTCTGATCGTTCGACAGGTGACTCCCTTGGTCCACTAGTCGGGACATTTCTTGAAAAACAAGCACCTGCTCATCTTCACGTCTACGGCACACTCGCTAAACCTGTCCATGCACTGAATCTCGCCGAAACCATTCATTCGATCCAAACAACACATTACCGTCCGCTCGTCATTGCAATCGATGCGTGCCTCGGTCGACTTTCAAGCGTTGGACATGTCTTCTTCTCAGAAGGTCCACTTGCACCTGGTGCTGGCGTTCAAAAAGAGTTACCTGCGGTCGGTGACTTCAACATCAAGGCTGTCGTCAACGTCAGTGGGTTCATGGAGATGATGATCCTGCAGAACACACGCCTACATCTCGTTTATGAGTTAGCGGAACTTGTCGCGAACAGCTTCCACTTAGTCGATGCGAAACTATCCGCTGAATCAACTCGGACGACGATTTCCTTTACACCACGTTCGATGTAA
- a CDS encoding ParB/RepB/Spo0J family partition protein: MNELPVRAIRPNPTQPRKRFNEKALEELAQSLVRHGMIQPIVVRPRDGYYEIIAGERRYQAASRAGFERVPVLVIEADETRVMELALIENIQRADLSAIEEAMAYAEMIEEFGITQAELAQRVGKSRSHITNSLRLLQLPLLVQQAVMDERLSMGHARALLSLKHPKKIEQMAERVMAENWNVRRLEQALRERKESVRPQQATAVQFVEESLREKYGATVRIKQGKQSGKLEIDFADEDDLNRLLDLLLPELDQ; the protein is encoded by the coding sequence GTGAACGAATTACCTGTTCGGGCGATTCGCCCGAATCCGACTCAACCCCGGAAACGATTCAATGAAAAAGCATTAGAAGAACTCGCCCAATCACTCGTTCGGCACGGGATGATCCAACCGATCGTCGTCCGACCACGTGATGGCTATTATGAAATCATCGCCGGCGAACGACGGTATCAAGCAGCGAGTCGCGCAGGATTCGAACGTGTACCGGTCCTCGTAATCGAAGCAGACGAGACACGCGTGATGGAGCTCGCTTTGATCGAAAACATCCAACGGGCGGATTTATCCGCGATTGAAGAGGCGATGGCGTATGCGGAGATGATCGAGGAATTCGGTATCACGCAAGCAGAGCTTGCGCAGCGTGTCGGCAAAAGTCGTTCGCACATCACGAACAGTCTTCGGTTACTACAATTGCCGTTACTCGTTCAACAAGCAGTGATGGATGAGCGGCTATCGATGGGACATGCCCGTGCCCTATTGTCGCTGAAGCATCCAAAGAAGATCGAGCAGATGGCAGAACGCGTCATGGCGGAAAACTGGAACGTCCGTCGATTAGAGCAGGCACTTCGGGAACGGAAAGAATCCGTTCGTCCGCAACAAGCGACCGCCGTTCAATTCGTCGAAGAATCACTTCGAGAAAAGTACGGTGCGACAGTCCGGATTAAACAAGGGAAACAGTCAGGGAAACTAGAGATCGATTTTGCAGACGAAGACGATCTCAACCGGTTGCTCGACTTGTTATTGCCCGAATTAGACCAATAA
- the noc gene encoding nucleoid occlusion protein, with protein MRNAIAKLLGKGGQPATIELDPQETVQELPLTELVANQFQPRTVFDGDRIEELAVTIEEHGLLQPIVVRKQGTGYEIIAGERRYRAVRSLGWETIPAIVKEMTDETTASLALIENLQREDLTPIEEAEAYERLLALQDITQEVLARKLGRSQSTIANKLRLLRLPTDVREALKQRTITERHARALLPLKDEALQVTVLAEILEREWNVKETERRVERLMTPQPPKKKRHKSFARDTRIALNTLRDSVDMIEQTGLTIEKEEVDCEEYVEVRIRIVKARPE; from the coding sequence GTGAGAAATGCAATTGCCAAGCTGCTCGGTAAGGGAGGGCAACCTGCTACGATCGAGCTTGACCCACAAGAGACGGTTCAGGAATTACCATTGACAGAACTTGTCGCGAATCAATTCCAACCACGGACAGTGTTTGATGGGGACCGAATTGAAGAGCTAGCCGTTACGATCGAAGAGCATGGATTACTCCAGCCGATCGTCGTTCGAAAACAAGGAACAGGATACGAGATCATTGCGGGAGAACGACGATACCGGGCAGTGCGCTCGCTTGGCTGGGAAACGATTCCTGCCATCGTCAAAGAGATGACGGACGAGACGACTGCTTCACTGGCATTGATTGAAAATCTGCAACGCGAAGATTTGACACCAATCGAAGAAGCAGAAGCCTATGAGCGCTTGCTTGCGTTACAAGACATCACGCAAGAAGTGTTAGCTCGTAAGCTCGGACGTAGTCAATCGACGATTGCCAACAAATTGCGTTTGCTTCGATTGCCAACGGATGTCCGGGAAGCATTGAAGCAACGGACGATCACGGAGCGTCATGCCCGTGCGTTATTACCGCTCAAGGATGAAGCGCTACAAGTAACGGTACTCGCTGAAATTCTGGAACGGGAATGGAACGTCAAGGAGACGGAGCGCCGGGTGGAACGATTGATGACACCACAGCCACCGAAGAAAAAACGTCATAAGAGCTTTGCTCGCGATACACGGATTGCGTTAAATACCCTTCGCGATTCTGTCGATATGATCGAGCAAACCGGATTGACGATTGAAAAAGAAGAAGTCGATTGTGAAGAATATGTAGAGGTGCGGATTCGCATCGTGAAGGCACGTCCGGAATAA
- the rsmG gene encoding 16S rRNA (guanine(527)-N(7))-methyltransferase RsmG, translated as MNQQQFVTALAAQGLEVSEHQLHQFKRYYELLVEWNEKMNLTAITDEEDVYLKHFYDSITAAFYFDFTTVTTVCDVGAGAGFPSLPIKIMFPHLQVTIVDSLNKRIGFLNHLATELGLEGVAFHHGRAEEFGKNKQFRERFDVVTARAVARMSVLAEYCLPLAKVGGQFVALKAAKVSEELEDGAIALKVLGGNLRESFQFQLPGEESERNIVIVDKKRTTPGKYPRKAGTPAKDPLS; from the coding sequence ATGAACCAACAGCAATTCGTAACAGCATTGGCAGCACAGGGACTTGAGGTCTCAGAACATCAGTTGCATCAATTTAAACGGTATTATGAACTGCTCGTCGAGTGGAATGAAAAGATGAATCTGACGGCGATAACGGACGAAGAAGATGTCTATCTCAAGCACTTCTACGATTCGATTACAGCAGCGTTCTATTTTGATTTCACGACAGTCACGACGGTTTGTGATGTTGGTGCGGGTGCTGGTTTCCCAAGTCTACCGATTAAAATCATGTTCCCGCATCTCCAAGTGACGATCGTTGATTCACTCAATAAACGAATCGGCTTCTTGAATCATTTGGCGACGGAACTCGGACTCGAAGGTGTGGCGTTTCATCATGGACGTGCCGAAGAGTTCGGTAAAAATAAACAATTCCGCGAACGGTTCGACGTCGTGACAGCTCGTGCGGTCGCCCGGATGTCCGTTCTCGCGGAATATTGCCTACCGCTTGCGAAAGTCGGTGGACAATTCGTTGCCTTGAAGGCAGCGAAAGTCAGTGAAGAGCTCGAGGATGGTGCGATTGCCTTAAAAGTACTCGGTGGGAATTTACGGGAAAGTTTCCAGTTCCAATTGCCAGGCGAGGAAAGTGAGCGTAATATCGTTATTGTAGATAAAAAACGAACAACACCCGGGAAATATCCGCGTAAAGCGGGTACGCCTGCAAAAGATCCATTAAGCTAA
- the mnmG gene encoding tRNA uridine-5-carboxymethylaminomethyl(34) synthesis enzyme MnmG yields the protein MAYQAGEFDVIVVGAGHAGIEASLAAARMGSKTVMLTMNPDMVGFMYCNPSIGGPAKGIVVREIDALGGEMARAIDATYIQMKMLNTSKGPAVRALRAQADKFEYQNRMKKALEDEPNLLLRQALVERLLIDDEGRCVGVVTNTGAEYRAKAVIITTGTFMRGKIIIGELSYESGPNNQMPSINLSKHLEELGFELARFKTGTPPRIDGKTIDYSKTEIQPGDEVALPFSHETTQMITEQIPCWLTYTTEYTHQLIDANLHRSPMFSGMIKGTGPRYCPSIEDKVVRFNDKPRHQIFLEPEGRDTEEVYVQGLSTSLPEDVQHDILRSIPGLENSEMMRPGYAIEYDAVVPTQLWPTLETKRVPGLFTAGQINGTSGYEEAAGQGIMAGINAGLQVQGKEPLILSRSQGYIGVMIDDLVTKGTNEPYRLLTSRAEYRLLLRHDNADLRLSEIGHELGLISDERQAKLLDKQKQIRLEMKRLEKVVIKATPEVNAQLEAIGASPLKEALHAITLLKRPEITYAMIAQMTPPETPLSAEAAEQVEIQVKYAGYIDKQLDQVEKMMRMEQKRIPDRLDYDAISGLAIEAKQKLNQVRPLSIGQASRISGVNPSDISILLVYIEQGQYALTAE from the coding sequence ATGGCTTATCAAGCAGGTGAATTCGACGTCATCGTCGTCGGAGCCGGACATGCCGGCATCGAAGCCTCTCTTGCTGCGGCACGAATGGGCTCGAAAACGGTCATGTTGACAATGAATCCCGATATGGTCGGATTCATGTATTGCAACCCGTCGATCGGTGGTCCTGCAAAAGGGATCGTCGTCCGGGAAATCGATGCGCTCGGTGGCGAAATGGCACGTGCAATCGATGCAACGTATATTCAAATGAAAATGTTGAACACGTCTAAAGGTCCTGCAGTGCGTGCACTCCGGGCACAGGCGGATAAATTCGAATACCAAAATCGGATGAAAAAGGCACTCGAAGATGAACCGAATCTTCTTTTGCGTCAAGCACTCGTCGAGCGGTTGTTGATTGACGACGAAGGACGCTGTGTTGGTGTCGTCACGAACACAGGAGCGGAGTATCGAGCGAAAGCGGTCATCATCACGACAGGAACGTTCATGCGTGGAAAAATCATCATCGGTGAATTGTCGTATGAGAGTGGTCCGAACAATCAGATGCCATCGATCAATCTATCGAAACATCTTGAAGAACTTGGATTCGAACTCGCACGTTTCAAAACAGGTACACCACCGCGAATCGACGGAAAAACGATCGATTATTCGAAGACTGAGATCCAACCCGGCGATGAGGTAGCACTTCCGTTTAGTCATGAAACGACTCAGATGATCACGGAACAAATTCCATGCTGGTTGACGTATACGACAGAGTATACGCATCAGTTGATCGATGCGAACTTACACCGTTCACCGATGTTCTCAGGAATGATCAAAGGAACGGGTCCACGTTATTGCCCATCGATCGAAGATAAGGTCGTCCGGTTCAACGATAAACCGCGTCACCAAATCTTCCTTGAGCCGGAAGGTCGCGATACGGAAGAAGTCTACGTTCAAGGATTATCAACAAGCTTGCCGGAAGACGTTCAACACGATATTCTCCGCTCGATTCCAGGGCTTGAAAACTCTGAAATGATGCGTCCTGGTTACGCGATTGAATACGATGCGGTCGTTCCGACACAACTTTGGCCAACGCTCGAGACAAAACGTGTTCCTGGTTTATTCACAGCAGGTCAAATCAACGGAACAAGTGGCTACGAAGAAGCAGCCGGACAAGGAATCATGGCAGGGATCAATGCCGGACTTCAAGTCCAAGGCAAAGAACCGCTCATCTTATCACGTTCACAAGGTTATATCGGTGTCATGATTGACGATCTCGTCACGAAAGGTACGAACGAACCGTACCGTCTTTTGACGTCACGTGCTGAGTATCGTTTGTTACTCCGTCATGATAATGCGGATCTTCGTCTATCAGAAATCGGTCATGAACTTGGATTGATTTCAGACGAACGCCAAGCGAAGTTACTCGATAAACAAAAGCAAATCCGTCTTGAGATGAAACGTCTTGAGAAAGTCGTTATCAAAGCGACGCCAGAAGTGAATGCACAGCTAGAAGCGATTGGTGCGTCACCACTAAAAGAGGCTTTGCATGCGATCACGTTACTGAAGCGTCCGGAAATCACGTACGCGATGATCGCGCAAATGACGCCACCGGAAACACCACTGTCTGCAGAAGCAGCAGAACAAGTCGAAATCCAAGTCAAATATGCCGGCTACATCGATAAACAACTCGATCAAGTGGAAAAAATGATGCGGATGGAGCAAAAACGGATTCCAGATCGTCTTGATTACGATGCGATCAGTGGATTAGCGATCGAAGCGAAACAAAAACTAAACCAAGTGCGTCCGCTCTCGATCGGACAAGCATCTCGGATCTCAGGGGTTAACCCGTCTGATATCTCGATCCTGCTTGTCTATATCGAGCAAGGCCAATACGCATTGACTGCGGAGTGA